GCAAATTGGTCTGGTAGGCGATGTCGTCCACGATGCCGATCTTGCCCGCGATCTGTTTCATTGCAGTCACGGTATTTTCAACCGCCTGACCGCCTTCGGTCGCTTCCCTTGCGGCCTTACCTGCCATGCCATCGGTCACTTTGGCATTTTCAGTATTTTGGTCAATCGAGGCGGTCATCTGCTCGATCGACGCGGTCGTCTCTTCAACGCTGGCCGCCTGTTCAGACGATGACTGCGACAAAGATTGCGCGGTCGCGCTGATCTCTTCCGAGGCACTGGCTAAGGCATCGGCATTACCGCGTACGGTGGTGATAATTTCAGTCAGCTTGGTGACCATATTCTGCATGGCACTGAGCAACTGTCCGGTTTCATCGGTTGACTCCACCACAATCTTGACGTTCAGGTTACCTTCGGACAAGTTATTGGCCACGTTCACGGCTTCATCCAGCGGACGAGTGATGCTACGGGTAACCCAAAAGGCAAAACCCACGGCGATCAGGATGGCGGACAGCGACAAAACTAAAATCAATCGCTGTGCCCCTTCCACCGCCACATTGGCTTCCGCGCCGGTTTTCTTCATCAGCTCAGATTGAAAGTTGATCAACTCCGAAACAGACTTAATGTAATCGCCCTGCGTCTTGCGCATTTTGGTGACCATCAACTCAACAGCCTCATCGCGCTTTCCGGCCGTTTGCAGCTCGATAAATTTATTCTGGTCTTCCACATAGAGCTTGCGCGCTTCCAGTGTTGCGGCGAGCATTTTTTTACCATCTTCTGAACGGATGCTCTTTTCAAGCTTATCAAAACCCGCCAAAATATTCTTGCGCGCTTCCATCACGCGATCCAGCTCCTTCTGCACGTCGTCCCCTTTGACCAGCAGCGAGTTGCGCAGCGCGCGCGCAATCACATTGATCTGATCGATAACTTCGTTCGCCACCACCGTCTTGGGAAATTTGTCGTTGATCACATCACCGATATCAGTACTGATCTGCATCAGCCGGTTATAAGAGAAAATCGAAATAATGGACAGCAGCAACACCATCAAACCAAAACCAATGCCAAGACGAACACCAATACGTAAATTTTTAAACATCTCTCACTCCTTAGGACAAATAATTAAACGGGTTGCTATGCTGCCTGAATCCTGTTTTGCTGCACGGTGGCCAAAGCCACCAAAGACTGCACATCGAGTATCAGTGCGACCTCGCCTGACCCCAGGATAGTAGACCCTCCTATGCCTTTGATATGTTTAAAAATAGTACCCAGCGGTTTAATCACGGTCTGAAATTCCCCCATCAGTTCATCGACAACCAGACCGATTTTCTGTCCAGCATACTGCACCACCACAATATTTTCGCGCTTACCACCGCCGTCGCTGATTTCAAACTGTTCACGCAACCGCACGAACGGCAGCACTTCACCGCGCAAATTGATATATTGACGCGTCAGCGTATCCGCCCGGTCTTTTTCCGACAGCTCGATGCATTCGACCACGGTTCCCAGCGGAATCACATAGGAGGCTCGCCCCACGCCGACCAGGAATCCGTCGATGATCGCTAACGTCAGCGGCAATCGAATCCGGAAAGTGGATCCTTCCCCCTCACGGCTCTCCACCTCAATCGTACCTCTGAGCGCGGTGATATTGCGTTTGACGACGTCCAGCCCCACACCGCGACCGGAGATATTGGTGATCTTATCGGCCGTGGAAAAACCGGGTTCAAAAATCAGACCGAAAATTTCACTGTCAGTGAGCACCTGATTGGCCGTGATCAACTCACGCTCACGCGCCTTGTTGAGAATTTTATCCCGGTTCATCCCGCCGCCATCGTCGATGATCTCGATCGCGATGCCGCCAGACTCATGATAAGCGTTAAGCTTGAGCGTGCCGCGAGCCGGCTTGCCGCGTGCGAGACGAACATCGGGGGATTCAACACCGTGATCGAGTGCATTGCGCACCAGATGCATCAGCGGATCGCCCAGTTTTTCAACAACCGACTTATCAAGTTCAGCATCACTGCCGCTGATCACAAGCTCAATGTCTTTACCGAGTTCGCGACTGGTGTCGCGCACCACACGCTGAAAACGGGTGAAAGTCTCGCCGATTTGCACCATGCGCAACTGCAAGGCGCTATCGCGGATCTGCTCGACCAGCATTGAGATGACCGACGTGGATTCCACCAGCGCCGTTTCACCGCTTTTGCGCGCCTGCATGTTTGCGCCCGCGCTGGCAATCACCATTTCGCCGACCAGATCGATCAACTGGTCAAGTTTAGCGGCCTGCACCCGTATCAATTGCGATTCGATTGTTTTCTTATCCGCAACTTTCCCCTGTTTGACGGCTGCGGCTTCTACCACTTCCGCGGTCACCACCCCCTGATTGACCAGCAAGTCGCCAATCTTGGGTTGTACTGAACGGTCATCGACGCGATCAGATTGGGTGTTTAACGCGATATCCAGTTCGTTTTGTGTCAACGCGCCACAGAGAATCAAAATTTCGCCCAGACGCATCGTGTCTTCCGGCAGCGTTTCAATCGTACTGATAAAGTCGGCCAGCTTGCTGTGCGGCGGCCAGATATGCACGACGCAATCATCGCTGACAAATGAAAATACGTTTTCAATCTGCGATTTCTCTGCCTCCGATTTATAGGAGATTTCAAAACCCAGGTAACAGGATTCCGCATCCATCTCTTCGGCATTCGGCATCGCATCCGGCAGCGTGGTCAGATGAACGATCTCCCCTAACTCCATCAGGTAGCGCAAAAATGACGCGGGATCCATACCTTTGCGCAGCACATCGGGACCGAAACGCAACGAGATATGCCAGTTGTCGGTCTCCATTTGACCACCGCCGCTGACTTGCACATCAGCCTCAGTAAGCGCCACATCGCCCTTGCCTGCGGGTTTACTCAGATAGTGCTGCAATTTTTCGCGCAGCGCTGCACTGGTCAGATTGACATCTTCCCCCGGTTGGCATTCGTTTTCAATGCAGTTCAGGAGTGCACCTAACTGATCCGCACAAATCAGCAGCACCTCGACCAAGGTCTGATCTGCAACGATATTGCCGGCACGCATTTCATCGAGCACATTTTCCAGCACATGGGTAAACTCAACCACGAACTGACACTCGATGACGCCCGCTCCTCCCTTAATCGTATGAGCCGCGCGAAAAATCGCATTAATAATCTCAGGATCACTGCCACGCTCTTCCATCTGCAACAGATTTTCTTCCATCATCTGCAACAGTTCACGGCCTTCGACAACAAATGCCTGCTGAATCTCGTCCATGCCACCCCCAAAAACGTATTAACTTCGTATCAACAACGCTTTGTATCTAATCGTTAAAATCTACCTACGATTCCCTGCTGCGTGCTCATGTGCAGTAATCACCATAGGATCGCCAAAATAGCCCGCCATATTGTATAAATCGAGCACTTCTGTCACCGCCTTGCTGTGGGCGGTCAAATGAACCGCTTTACCCGCCTTGATCGCTTCACGCTTGGTCAGCAGCAAAACCTGAAAGCCAGCCGTATCCATTTCTGCCACTTGGGACAAATCCAGATCCAGCTCATCACACGTATTGAGCGCATCCAGCAGCGTCTGTTTCTGCACTGCGGCATTGTATATGGTCATATCGTCTTTAACAGCAATGGTACTATGCGCCTGTG
Above is a window of Gallionella capsiferriformans ES-2 DNA encoding:
- a CDS encoding methyl-accepting chemotaxis protein, which gives rise to MFKNLRIGVRLGIGFGLMVLLLSIISIFSYNRLMQISTDIGDVINDKFPKTVVANEVIDQINVIARALRNSLLVKGDDVQKELDRVMEARKNILAGFDKLEKSIRSEDGKKMLAATLEARKLYVEDQNKFIELQTAGKRDEAVELMVTKMRKTQGDYIKSVSELINFQSELMKKTGAEANVAVEGAQRLILVLSLSAILIAVGFAFWVTRSITRPLDEAVNVANNLSEGNLNVKIVVESTDETGQLLSAMQNMVTKLTEIITTVRGNADALASASEEISATAQSLSQSSSEQAASVEETTASIEQMTASIDQNTENAKVTDGMAGKAAREATEGGQAVENTVTAMKQIAGKIGIVDDIAYQTNLLALNAAIEAARAGEHGKGFAVVAAEVRKLAERSQVAAQEIGELAGSSVSMAEKAGKLLEAMVPSINKTSDLVQEIASASSEQASGVGQINSAMGQLNQTTQQNASASEELAATAEEMSSQAEQLQSVMTFFKLSDSSATTLTPARHVSRVPAQSARAPARKANQYVSGAPSEQDFERF
- a CDS encoding chemotaxis protein CheA is translated as MDEIQQAFVVEGRELLQMMEENLLQMEERGSDPEIINAIFRAAHTIKGGAGVIECQFVVEFTHVLENVLDEMRAGNIVADQTLVEVLLICADQLGALLNCIENECQPGEDVNLTSAALREKLQHYLSKPAGKGDVALTEADVQVSGGGQMETDNWHISLRFGPDVLRKGMDPASFLRYLMELGEIVHLTTLPDAMPNAEEMDAESCYLGFEISYKSEAEKSQIENVFSFVSDDCVVHIWPPHSKLADFISTIETLPEDTMRLGEILILCGALTQNELDIALNTQSDRVDDRSVQPKIGDLLVNQGVVTAEVVEAAAVKQGKVADKKTIESQLIRVQAAKLDQLIDLVGEMVIASAGANMQARKSGETALVESTSVISMLVEQIRDSALQLRMVQIGETFTRFQRVVRDTSRELGKDIELVISGSDAELDKSVVEKLGDPLMHLVRNALDHGVESPDVRLARGKPARGTLKLNAYHESGGIAIEIIDDGGGMNRDKILNKARERELITANQVLTDSEIFGLIFEPGFSTADKITNISGRGVGLDVVKRNITALRGTIEVESREGEGSTFRIRLPLTLAIIDGFLVGVGRASYVIPLGTVVECIELSEKDRADTLTRQYINLRGEVLPFVRLREQFEISDGGGKRENIVVVQYAGQKIGLVVDELMGEFQTVIKPLGTIFKHIKGIGGSTILGSGEVALILDVQSLVALATVQQNRIQAA
- a CDS encoding STAS domain-containing protein — encoded protein: MTQAHSTIAVKDDMTIYNAAVQKQTLLDALNTCDELDLDLSQVAEMDTAGFQVLLLTKREAIKAGKAVHLTAHSKAVTEVLDLYNMAGYFGDPMVITAHEHAAGNRR